The Brachyhypopomus gauderio isolate BG-103 chromosome 7, BGAUD_0.2, whole genome shotgun sequence genome has a window encoding:
- the mtmr4 gene encoding phosphatidylinositol-3,5-bisphosphate 3-phosphatase MTMR4 isoform X5, translating into MSLAARISCSMLNCFGEEGPPSLEYIQAKDLFPPKELIKEEDGLQVPFPVLQGEGVEFLGRADDAIIAISNYRLHIKFKDSIINVPLRLIESVETRDMFQLHIICKDSKVVRCHFSTFKQCQEWLKRLNRAIAPPTRLEDLFALAYHAWCLGGCADDEDQHLHLCRPGDHVRHRMEVEVKRMGFDMQNAWRVSDINSNYKLCSSYPQKLLVPVWITDKELDSVASFRSWKRIPVVVYRHVRNGAVIARCSQPEISWWGWRNTEDEYLVTSIAKACLLNPGPRGGGACRTRVDAPDSSDSDFDSSLTGGAGPDGGSAPQKLLILDARSYTAAVANRAKGGGCECEEYYPNCEVMFMGMANIHSIRNSFQSLRAVCSQIPDPSNWLSALESTRWLQHLSVMLKAATLVCSAVEREGRPVLVHCSDGWDRTPQIVALAKVLLDPYYRTIEGFQLLVETEWLDFGHKFADRCGHGENAEDVSEQCPVFLQWLDCVHQLLKQFPCLFEFTEAFLVKLAQHTYSCLYGTFLCNNARERETRNIYKRTCSVWSLLRAGNKNFQNFLYIPCHDMVLQPVCHTRALQLWTAVYLPTSSPCTAAEDSMEIYLSPSSQGEELISRSLDRLPKTRSMDNLVSACENGVALTRTSSDPNLNKHCQEERPPLEPIAAQGGGSTESPEDTSDTGLDSKDQEVETCEETPPSASPETSEDSCTDARVEPCLTTQPLPSLPHPLTLEQVPSLPQDLPILHQALPQIASLPLPPLPQEVHTRTAKATSSLATAADALGCPVGSEMEKLEGASEPLTLPSPAAVELLAIKQLSSLTPLEDSTDTLTEQDPTLPELPPLPTGGTGETRASCPTPVEEKRTPDVKSSELIPLKERAIAMAAAPAGECSRAARRLISQSQLTELSLLGSHWGSVQGLVQSACGGTLQHGAYQGRRLASRLLRAHVASPAGGQCCRREPPRNPSGPVPSGWISAVRSAALCASSSPALGPSFRQILPAAYAPPPAGVSPAAASPGYLDDDGLPVAVDAVQQRLRQIEAGYKQEVEVLRRQVKQLQMKLERRQYCSPPSEPDVDYEDDITCLRESDDGEEEDSLSNHSEDRLSEGSWDHVERKDTEVTRWVPDHMASHCFNCDSEFWIAKRRHHCRNCGNVFCKDCCHLKLPIPDQQLYDPVLVCNTCYDLLQESRTREIRSQQLKKAIATASS; encoded by the exons GTGCCTTTCCCAGTTCTTCAGGGGGAGGGGGTCGAGTTTCTGGGCCGTGCTGATGACGCAATTATTGCCATCTCCAACtacagacttcacatcaaattcaAAGACTCCATCATCAAT GTGCCTCTGAGGCTGATCGAGAGTGTGGAGACCAGAGATATGTTTCAACTGCACATAATCTGCAAGGACTCCAAAGTAGTgag GTGTCACTTCTCCACATTTAAGCAATGTCAGGAGTGGCTAAAGAGGCTCAACCGGGCCATCGCGCCCCCTACCCGCCTGGAAGACCTGTTTGCCCTGGCATACCACGCTTGGTGCCTAGGGGGCTGTGCAGATGATGAGGACCAGCACCTGCACCTGTGCAGACCAG GTGATCACGTCCGTCAcaggatggaggtggaggtgaagaggatGGGCTTTGACATGCAGAATGCCTGGAGAGTTTCTGACATCAACAGCAACTACAA actctgctCTAGTTACCCCCAGAAGCTGCTTGTGCCAGTGTGGATCACCGATAAAGAGCTGGACAGTGTGGCCTCCTTCAGGTCCTGGAAGAGAATCCCAGTCGTGGTGTACAG GCATGTGAGGAACGGGGCGGTGATCGCTCGCTGCAGTCAGCCTGAGATCAGCTGGTGGGGTTGGCGTAACACTGAGGATGAGTACCTGGTCACCTCCATCGCTAAAGCCTGCCTGCTGAACCCAGGGCCccgggggggcggagcctgcaggACCCGGGTCGATGCCCCCGACTCCTCAGACAGCGACTTTG acTCCTCCCTCACAGGCGGTGCTGGTCCGGATGGCGGCTCTGCTCCGCAGAAGCTCCTCATCCTGGATGCTCGCTCCTACACGGCCGCGGTGGCCAACCGCGCCAAGGGTGGAGGCTGTGAATGCGaag aGTACTATCCAAACTGTGAGGTGATGTTCATGGGAATGGCCAACATTCACTCCATCCGGAACAGTTTCCAGTCTCTGAGAGCCGTGTGCAGTCAGATCCCTGATCCTAGCAA CTGGCTGTCTGCTCTGGAGAGCACTCGTTGGCTGCAACACCTGTCCGTCATGCTGAAGGCAGCCACTCTGGTGTGTTCtgcggtggagagggaggggcgcCCGGTGCTGGTTCACTGCTCTGATGGCTGGGACCGCACGCCTCAGATTGTGGCTCTCGCCAAGGTCCTACTGGACCCCTACTATAGGACTATTGAG GGCTTCCAGCTGCTGGTGGAGACAGAGTGGCTGGATTTCGGCCACAAGTTTGCGGACCGCTGCGGCCACGGCGAGAACGCGGAGGACGTGAGCGAACAGTGTCCAGTCTTCCTGCAGTGGCTGGACTGTGTCCACCAGCTCCTCAAGCAGttcccctgcctgtttgagttCACCGAGGCCTTCCTG GTGAAGCTGGCACAGCACACCTACTCCTGCCTGTATGGCACGTTCCTGTGCAATAACGCTCGCGAGCGTGAGACTCGGAACATCTACAAGCGCACCTGCTCGGTCTGGTCCCTTCTCCGTGCTGGCAACAAGAACTTCCAGAACTTTCTCTACATCCCCTGCCATGACATG GTTCTACAGCCAGTGTGTCACACGCGAGCACTACAGTTGTGGACAGCTGTGTACCTGCCCACTTCGTCCCCATGCACCGCAGCAGAGGACTCCATGGAAATCTATCTTAGCCCCTCCTctcagggggaggagctgatTTCACGCTCACTTGACAG GCTTCCTAAGACGCGGTCCATGGACAATTTGGTGTCTGCTTGTGAAAATGGCGTGGCCCTCACCCGCACCTCCAGTGACCCCAACCTCAACAAGCACTGCCAGGAGGAGCGCCCACCTCTGGAACCAATAGCAGCTCAGGGAGGTGGGTCGACAGAGAGCCCTGAGGACACCTCGGACACTGGATTGGACAGCAAGGACCAAGAGGTGGAGACGTGTGAAGAAACTCCACCTTCCGCATCTCCCGAAACTAGTGAGGACAGCTGCACGGACGCGAGGGTGGAGCCTTGTTTAACCACACAGCCTTTGCCATCCTTGCCCCACCCTTTAACATTAGAGCAAGTTCCTTCCCTGCCTCAAGACTTGCCAATTTTACACCAAGCCCTGCCTCAAATCGCCAGCCTTCCCCTCCCGCCCCTACCACAGGAAGTGCACACTAGGACTGCAAAAGCAACTTCCTCACTTGCTACTGCTGCAGATGCCCTCGGTTGTCCTGTCGGTAGCGAGATGGAGAAGCTAGAGGGCGCAAGTGAGCCACTTACTTTGCCCTCACCTGCTGCTGTTGAGCTTTTAGCCATCAAACAACTTTCTTCTCTCACCCCACTGGAGGACTCCACTGACACCCTAACGGAGCAAGACCCCACCCTACCCGAGCTGCCCCCACTCCCCACAGGCGGCACGGGCGAGACCCGTGCTTCGTGCCCGACCCCGGTTGAGGAAAAGCGAACTCCCGACGTGAAGAGTTCCGAGCTCATCCCGCTGAAAGAGCGCGCGATCGCCATGGCGGCCGCGCCGGCGGGCGAGTGCTCGCGAGCGGCGCGACGTCTCATCTCGCAGAGCCAGCTCACCGAGCTCTCGCTGCTTGGTTCGCACTGGGGCAGCGTGCAGGGCCTGGTCCAGTCGGCCTGCGGAGGCACCCTTCAGCACGGCGCCTACCAGGGTCGGCGGCTGGCCAGCCGGCTGCTCCGCGCTCACGTCGCGAGCCCCGCCGGAGGACAGTGCTGCCGCCGCGAGCCGCCCCGCAACCCCAGTGGCCCCGTGCCGTCCGGCTGGATATCGGCCGTCCGGAGCGCCGCGCTCTGCGCCTCTTCCTCCCCGGCCCTGGGGCCGTCCTTCCGGCAGATTCTGCCGGCCGCTTACGCTCCGCCTCCCGCGGGCGTCTCTCCCGCGGCCGCCTCGCCCGGCTACCTGGACGACGACGGTCTGCCGGTGGCGGTGGATGCCGTGCAGCAGAGGCTGCGACAGATCGAGGCGGGCTACaagcaggaggtggaggtgctgcGCAGGCAGGTGAAGCAGCTGCAGATGAAGCTGGAGCGCAGGCAGTACTGCTCGCCGCCCTCTGAGCCCGACGTGGACTACGAGGACGACATC ACATGCCTGCGAGAGTCGGAcgacggcgaggaggaggactcCCTGTCCAATCACAGTGAAGACCGCCTCAGCGAGGGCAGCTGGGACCATGTGGAGAGGAAGGATACCGAG GTTACCAGGTGGGTGCCGGACCACATGGCCTCCCACTGCTTCAACTGTGACAGTGAATTCTGGATTGCCAAGAGACGCCATCACTGCAG GAACTGTGGAAATGTGTTCTGTAAAGACTGCTGCCATCTGAAGCTGCCCATCCCAGACCAGCAACTGTATGACCCGGTACTGGTGTGCAACACCTGCTACGACCTGCTGCAGGAGAGCCGCACACGCGAGATCCGCTCCCAGCAGCTCAAGAAGGCCATCGCCACAGCCTCCAGCTGA
- the mtmr4 gene encoding phosphatidylinositol-3,5-bisphosphate 3-phosphatase MTMR4 isoform X2: MSLAARISCSMLNCFGEEGPPSLEYIQAKDLFPPKELIKEEDGLQVPFPVLQGEGVEFLGRADDAIIAISNYRLHIKFKDSIINMYPGVDTEISVPLRLIESVETRDMFQLHIICKDSKVVRCHFSTFKQCQEWLKRLNRAIAPPTRLEDLFALAYHAWCLGGCADDEDQHLHLCRPGDHVRHRMEVEVKRMGFDMQNAWRVSDINSNYKLCSSYPQKLLVPVWITDKELDSVASFRSWKRIPVVVYRHVRNGAVIARCSQPEISWWGWRNTEDEYLVTSIAKACLLNPGPRGGGACRTRVDAPDSSDSDFDSSLTGGAGPDGGSAPQKLLILDARSYTAAVANRAKGGGCECEEYYPNCEVMFMGMANIHSIRNSFQSLRAVCSQIPDPSNWLSALESTRWLQHLSVMLKAATLVCSAVEREGRPVLVHCSDGWDRTPQIVALAKVLLDPYYRTIEGFQLLVETEWLDFGHKFADRCGHGENAEDVSEQCPVFLQWLDCVHQLLKQFPCLFEFTEAFLVKLAQHTYSCLYGTFLCNNARERETRNIYKRTCSVWSLLRAGNKNFQNFLYIPCHDMVLQPVCHTRALQLWTAVYLPTSSPCTAAEDSMEIYLSPSSQGEELISRSLDRLPKTRSMDNLVSACENGVALTRTSSDPNLNKHCQEERPPLEPIAAQGGGSTESPEDTSDTGLDSKDQEVETCEETPPSASPETSEDSCTDARVEPCLTTQPLPSLPHPLTLEQVPSLPQDLPILHQALPQIASLPLPPLPQEVHTRTAKATSSLATAADALGCPVGSEMEKLEGASEPLTLPSPAAVELLAIKQLSSLTPLEDSTDTLTEQDPTLPELPPLPTGGTGETRASCPTPVEEKRTPDVKSSELIPLKERAIAMAAAPAGECSRAARRLISQSQLTELSLLGSHWGSVQGLVQSACGGTLQHGAYQGRRLASRLLRAHVASPAGGQCCRREPPRNPSGPVPSGWISAVRSAALCASSSPALGPSFRQILPAAYAPPPAGVSPAAASPGYLDDDGLPVAVDAVQQRLRQIEAGYKQEVEVLRRQVKQLQMKLERRQYCSPPSEPDVDYEDDITCLRESDDGEEEDSLSNHSEDRLSEGSWDHVERKDTEVTRWVPDHMASHCFNCDSEFWIAKRRHHCRNCGNVFCKDCCHLKLPIPDQQLYDPVLVCNTCYDLLQESRTREIRSQQLKKAIATASS, translated from the exons GTGCCTTTCCCAGTTCTTCAGGGGGAGGGGGTCGAGTTTCTGGGCCGTGCTGATGACGCAATTATTGCCATCTCCAACtacagacttcacatcaaattcaAAGACTCCATCATCAAT ATGTACCCGGGTGTGGACACTGAGATCTCT GTGCCTCTGAGGCTGATCGAGAGTGTGGAGACCAGAGATATGTTTCAACTGCACATAATCTGCAAGGACTCCAAAGTAGTgag GTGTCACTTCTCCACATTTAAGCAATGTCAGGAGTGGCTAAAGAGGCTCAACCGGGCCATCGCGCCCCCTACCCGCCTGGAAGACCTGTTTGCCCTGGCATACCACGCTTGGTGCCTAGGGGGCTGTGCAGATGATGAGGACCAGCACCTGCACCTGTGCAGACCAG GTGATCACGTCCGTCAcaggatggaggtggaggtgaagaggatGGGCTTTGACATGCAGAATGCCTGGAGAGTTTCTGACATCAACAGCAACTACAA actctgctCTAGTTACCCCCAGAAGCTGCTTGTGCCAGTGTGGATCACCGATAAAGAGCTGGACAGTGTGGCCTCCTTCAGGTCCTGGAAGAGAATCCCAGTCGTGGTGTACAG GCATGTGAGGAACGGGGCGGTGATCGCTCGCTGCAGTCAGCCTGAGATCAGCTGGTGGGGTTGGCGTAACACTGAGGATGAGTACCTGGTCACCTCCATCGCTAAAGCCTGCCTGCTGAACCCAGGGCCccgggggggcggagcctgcaggACCCGGGTCGATGCCCCCGACTCCTCAGACAGCGACTTTG acTCCTCCCTCACAGGCGGTGCTGGTCCGGATGGCGGCTCTGCTCCGCAGAAGCTCCTCATCCTGGATGCTCGCTCCTACACGGCCGCGGTGGCCAACCGCGCCAAGGGTGGAGGCTGTGAATGCGaag aGTACTATCCAAACTGTGAGGTGATGTTCATGGGAATGGCCAACATTCACTCCATCCGGAACAGTTTCCAGTCTCTGAGAGCCGTGTGCAGTCAGATCCCTGATCCTAGCAA CTGGCTGTCTGCTCTGGAGAGCACTCGTTGGCTGCAACACCTGTCCGTCATGCTGAAGGCAGCCACTCTGGTGTGTTCtgcggtggagagggaggggcgcCCGGTGCTGGTTCACTGCTCTGATGGCTGGGACCGCACGCCTCAGATTGTGGCTCTCGCCAAGGTCCTACTGGACCCCTACTATAGGACTATTGAG GGCTTCCAGCTGCTGGTGGAGACAGAGTGGCTGGATTTCGGCCACAAGTTTGCGGACCGCTGCGGCCACGGCGAGAACGCGGAGGACGTGAGCGAACAGTGTCCAGTCTTCCTGCAGTGGCTGGACTGTGTCCACCAGCTCCTCAAGCAGttcccctgcctgtttgagttCACCGAGGCCTTCCTG GTGAAGCTGGCACAGCACACCTACTCCTGCCTGTATGGCACGTTCCTGTGCAATAACGCTCGCGAGCGTGAGACTCGGAACATCTACAAGCGCACCTGCTCGGTCTGGTCCCTTCTCCGTGCTGGCAACAAGAACTTCCAGAACTTTCTCTACATCCCCTGCCATGACATG GTTCTACAGCCAGTGTGTCACACGCGAGCACTACAGTTGTGGACAGCTGTGTACCTGCCCACTTCGTCCCCATGCACCGCAGCAGAGGACTCCATGGAAATCTATCTTAGCCCCTCCTctcagggggaggagctgatTTCACGCTCACTTGACAG GCTTCCTAAGACGCGGTCCATGGACAATTTGGTGTCTGCTTGTGAAAATGGCGTGGCCCTCACCCGCACCTCCAGTGACCCCAACCTCAACAAGCACTGCCAGGAGGAGCGCCCACCTCTGGAACCAATAGCAGCTCAGGGAGGTGGGTCGACAGAGAGCCCTGAGGACACCTCGGACACTGGATTGGACAGCAAGGACCAAGAGGTGGAGACGTGTGAAGAAACTCCACCTTCCGCATCTCCCGAAACTAGTGAGGACAGCTGCACGGACGCGAGGGTGGAGCCTTGTTTAACCACACAGCCTTTGCCATCCTTGCCCCACCCTTTAACATTAGAGCAAGTTCCTTCCCTGCCTCAAGACTTGCCAATTTTACACCAAGCCCTGCCTCAAATCGCCAGCCTTCCCCTCCCGCCCCTACCACAGGAAGTGCACACTAGGACTGCAAAAGCAACTTCCTCACTTGCTACTGCTGCAGATGCCCTCGGTTGTCCTGTCGGTAGCGAGATGGAGAAGCTAGAGGGCGCAAGTGAGCCACTTACTTTGCCCTCACCTGCTGCTGTTGAGCTTTTAGCCATCAAACAACTTTCTTCTCTCACCCCACTGGAGGACTCCACTGACACCCTAACGGAGCAAGACCCCACCCTACCCGAGCTGCCCCCACTCCCCACAGGCGGCACGGGCGAGACCCGTGCTTCGTGCCCGACCCCGGTTGAGGAAAAGCGAACTCCCGACGTGAAGAGTTCCGAGCTCATCCCGCTGAAAGAGCGCGCGATCGCCATGGCGGCCGCGCCGGCGGGCGAGTGCTCGCGAGCGGCGCGACGTCTCATCTCGCAGAGCCAGCTCACCGAGCTCTCGCTGCTTGGTTCGCACTGGGGCAGCGTGCAGGGCCTGGTCCAGTCGGCCTGCGGAGGCACCCTTCAGCACGGCGCCTACCAGGGTCGGCGGCTGGCCAGCCGGCTGCTCCGCGCTCACGTCGCGAGCCCCGCCGGAGGACAGTGCTGCCGCCGCGAGCCGCCCCGCAACCCCAGTGGCCCCGTGCCGTCCGGCTGGATATCGGCCGTCCGGAGCGCCGCGCTCTGCGCCTCTTCCTCCCCGGCCCTGGGGCCGTCCTTCCGGCAGATTCTGCCGGCCGCTTACGCTCCGCCTCCCGCGGGCGTCTCTCCCGCGGCCGCCTCGCCCGGCTACCTGGACGACGACGGTCTGCCGGTGGCGGTGGATGCCGTGCAGCAGAGGCTGCGACAGATCGAGGCGGGCTACaagcaggaggtggaggtgctgcGCAGGCAGGTGAAGCAGCTGCAGATGAAGCTGGAGCGCAGGCAGTACTGCTCGCCGCCCTCTGAGCCCGACGTGGACTACGAGGACGACATC ACATGCCTGCGAGAGTCGGAcgacggcgaggaggaggactcCCTGTCCAATCACAGTGAAGACCGCCTCAGCGAGGGCAGCTGGGACCATGTGGAGAGGAAGGATACCGAG GTTACCAGGTGGGTGCCGGACCACATGGCCTCCCACTGCTTCAACTGTGACAGTGAATTCTGGATTGCCAAGAGACGCCATCACTGCAG GAACTGTGGAAATGTGTTCTGTAAAGACTGCTGCCATCTGAAGCTGCCCATCCCAGACCAGCAACTGTATGACCCGGTACTGGTGTGCAACACCTGCTACGACCTGCTGCAGGAGAGCCGCACACGCGAGATCCGCTCCCAGCAGCTCAAGAAGGCCATCGCCACAGCCTCCAGCTGA